AATTTCGCATCCTTGAAGCTGGCAATCGCAAGAGAAGAACCGGTATTGCTACCGGATGCCGTGCGCCCCGGCCAAGTCGAAGAAGTGCAAGCCCGCCGTGCGCGCGAAGAGCTATTGAAAGCCAAGCCGCTGTGGAACCGCATCGCCAAGTATATCGGTATGGGCCTGACCGGTGCGGAAATCGGCCTGCTGCTTAAATGCAACGTGGCAACCATCCGCAAACACCGCCGCCGCATGGAAGCCTGCGGCCTGCTCAAACCCCCGGCCAACCTGGCCAGAATGCGCGAACTCGGGTTTACATTGATCGCCGGAGGTGCCAAATGAGCCTGACACGCGAACAATTAGACGCCATCAACCGCATGGACGAAATCGCCGCCTGCTGGCGCGCTCTGTCCAACCTGCTAGGCCCGGATGTGGATATCAGCAGCACCGATGCCAGAGACGACCTGGCCATGCTGACCAACTTCCTGAATACGGAATACGAAGCAGCCAGAAGCGGATTGGAAATGCCGAAACAAGCAGCATAAATCGACGCGCAACGTAGGGGCAAATGATTATTTGCCCCTACTGACTAACAAACCCGCTTCGGCGGGTTCTGATGCAAAATCCACACCTCGTTTTAATCTCGCATCACCATATCCCCCCAAGATTTAAACCGCTTTAATTTAGCCAATCCGCGCTTTCCGCGATACTGATCCCTCAAGCAAGTAAGGCAATCCCCATCGGGGGAACAAGGCTGTCATGCCGCAGGTGTTCGTCACCACCTGGTCTGGCGGGTCGCTCCCGATGGGATTTCGTAAGGGCGCAATGCTTGCGCCCCAATCAAGGAGGAAATCATGGAAGAAACCAAAAGCGCACTGACCAGTAAAACGGTGATCGGCTCGGTAGTTACTATTGCGGCATCCGTCTCGCTAATGTTCGGCTTCGATATCGGCGACACCAACGGCCTGGCCGAGCAAATATCCGCTGTATTGGGCGGCTTGCTCTCGCTGTACGGTCGCATCACCGCAGTCAAACGCATCGGCTAGCATGCAATATTTAATAGCCATTGCGCTGTTGATCGGATTCGGCGGCGGCTTCTTTGTCGCCGACAAAATCGGCGATGCAAATCTCATGCAATGCGAGCTGGATACGGAAAAAATGCTCGAAGCGCATGAAAAAGAAACCGCCGACCGGATGCGCGACGCACAAAACGCCGCCAGCCGTGCGTTCAGCCACCTGACCGGAAGCTTGATCAAAACCCAGCAACACGCCGAGGATTTGACCGATGAACTCAAAAAACATACGACCGGCCGCAATTGCCTGTCTGCTGATGCTCGCCGCGTGCTCAACACCACAGCGGCTCAACAACAACGAATGCCCAAGGATACCGGAAGCGCTGATCGAGCCGCTGCCACCCCTGCCGCAGATAGCGTCGACCGGTACACCACCGACGCCGACATCGCCGCCTGGGCAGTAACAGTCAAAAAACTGTACGAACAATGCACCGGCCGCATAGAGGCGATTGCAATATGGGATGCGGGATTGAATGGACGACATTGACCGCGCAGGGGAATTGATCGACATGATGAATGAAAAGCTTGTGCAGCAAGCCAGAAACCGCCCCCCGGAAGCCTCCGCCACCGGCGAATGCCTGTTTTGCGGCGAGGATGTGAAACCGGACGTGCGCTGGTGTTCGCCGGAATGCCGGGACGATTGGGAGGCGCGGCACTAAATGGATATAACGATTACATGGCAGGTGCTTATCTGGGCGGTTGGATTGATGACAGCCTGGACGGCTTTTCTGATCGGCATCATCAAGTGGCTGATCGGGCGGATGATCCGGAATCTGGACGAACGGCTCAAAACCAACAATGACGATTGCACCGCAAAGTGGATGCAGATCGACGCCAGCCTGAGACAAACCGACGCGGATCTGAAACGGCTGATGACGCAACTGCCGATCGAATACCAGCGGCGCGAGGATTCCATCCGGGAATACACCGCGGTCAACAGCAAGCTGGATCGCCTTTATGAATTGCTAATGGAGCTAAGGAAAAAATGAACTCGCAAGATATCGTCGATCTCGCAAGAGCGGAA
The nucleotide sequence above comes from Gammaproteobacteria bacterium. Encoded proteins:
- a CDS encoding DUF2116 family Zn-ribbon domain-containing protein translates to MDDIDRAGELIDMMNEKLVQQARNRPPEASATGECLFCGEDVKPDVRWCSPECRDDWEARH